In Labrus bergylta chromosome 6, fLabBer1.1, whole genome shotgun sequence, the following proteins share a genomic window:
- the LOC136179383 gene encoding interferon-induced protein with tetratricopeptide repeats 1B-like, whose translation MSAAQSQTTLESLQCHFTWNLDRSKPKLLRLTHKMEDFSTEKGNRWLGHNYNLWGFIQYKLGLNEEANSLFQKAAETLSKLRSADEGPWLVVNYGNLAWLHHHLGDLEESQAYLSKVDALMEKYPSPTQDDLHPEIYAEKAWTLMFLGEDKKLVVDYYEKAARMQADMVDWNTSYVIWLKNAQNISDPRLDPDLLEKMRQAKERDPENLYLAALYLEQRADEGENIQDEVRELAGNVSTLCCSSSGMWALLNLYIKYISVDDAIDLTEKVLKEHPDVRYLKKLVALCYRWRIVYKSSSSPEQSMMDRAIALHEELISLYPHSSLKKETDLATIYAKSHHSKAKAEQIFQKLLKNEPAEPSDKQMLYNRYANHLYFHQNDSHRSTQYHMKAAAIPEISFSRENSIRILEKTKYRGIMCREIEEFLRNLQEPRQ comes from the coding sequence tgctgctcagagtcaaaccacactggagtccctgcagtgccactTCACCTGGAACCTGGACCGCAGCAAGCCAAAACTGTTACGCCTCACGCACaagatggaggacttcagcacagagaagggaaatagatggctgggccacaattacaacctgtgggggttcattcagtataagctggggttaaatgaagaggctaacagtttgttccagaaggctgcagagaccctCAGCAAGCTGAGAAGCGCAGATGAGGGTCCTTGGTTAGTGGTGAATtacgggaacctggcctggctgcaccaccacctgggagatctagaggagagtcaggcttatctgtcaaaggttgatgccctgatggaaaaatacccatctccaacccaggacgacctccatccagagatctacgctgaaaaggcctggaccctgatgttTTTGGGAGAGGATAAGAagctggttgttgattactacgagaaagctgccaggatgcaggcggacatggtggattggaacaccagctatgtcatatggttaaagaaCGCCCAAAACATCAGTGACCCAAGGCTGGACCCTGACCTcctggagaaaatgagacaagccaaggaacgggatccagagaacttgtacctCGCTGCGCTCTACCTTGAAcaacgtgctgatgaaggagaaaacattcaagatgaagtccgtgagttggctggaaatgtgagcactctgtgctgcagtagcagtggcatgtgggccttactaaacctttacataaaatacatatcagttgATGACGCCATTGATTTGACAGAGaaagttctgaaagaacatccagatgtgcgTTATCTGAAGAAATTAGTTGCGCtctgctacagatggaggatcGTTTATAAAAGCAGTAGTTCcccagaacaaagcatgatggacagagcaatcgctctccacgaggagctgatctctctttaccctcactcttcactcaaaaaggaaacagacctcgcaactatctatgcaaagtcacatcacagcaaggccaaagctgagcagatatttcagaaactgctcaaaaatgaacctgcagaaccttcagacaaacagatgctttacaacagatatgcaaatcatttatactttcatcaaaatgactcccacaggtcgacacagtatcacatgaaggcagcagcaataccaGAAATATCCTTCAGCCGTGAGAACAGCATCAGAATCCTGGAGAAGACTAAATACCGAGGcataatgtgcagagaaatagaggagtttctcagaaatctgcaagagccaaggcagtaa